The window gctgctaacagaaagacgagctacacggacttccgaactaACATTGCatagcagctactagagactgttcagttgccggagtactcggtttgaggtcgaccttcagcgagcaccaccccaaccagattacaagctaaattatgggcccactttcccatgcgtattccccctacagagaagaaatcaaaagtcacaaggtGGTGTgctgtgtgctacagccggggtaaaagaagcgaaagttgctggcagtgcaaaaagtgtggcgtagctcttcacttagaagaatgttttgaggtgtaccacacctagcagacgtactaaaatagcggcattggtaagtttattacttcgttatcatgcatgcaaattttcaaaaaggaatatttactggttggttttgtatgattttctgaataatagtgtgatgacgatggccgtagagcggtatttaaatgtgatttcttagtgaactcctatggtatttaaatgtgaggcgaatgggttaaagAGACTTATCTTTAAGGTCACTAATACCTACCTCATGCAAACAGGAGGAGGCACCAAGATCAAATGATCCACATATCCATAATGAGTCCACTGATAGGGAGAGGGTTTTAATCCATATAACATTTAAAAAACCTACCTTTGGTGTACagcataattttaaaaatatattgataTAAAAGAACTTTATAAAACACAAGTCAAGATCACTCTACAGTAGACAAAAAATGACAAAAGTATACCATACCTGTCATCATAAGACACAACAAGTCTACCTTCCACCCTACGACTGGGAGTGAACACAATTTGTCCTGCTTTCAGAAGATCATCAAAAATGTGCCGGTCAGTAACAGAGGGATCACTCTTCCGGAACTGTGGTACGAACGCTATTACCTTATGGCCTCGTTTGGCAAAGTAATTGACGCAGATCTGAAGTCCACGGCATGAGAATATACGTGCTCCATTAGAATGGCTGTAGACACAAAAATAACATCTTCCAATGGAAATTACAAGAGAGGTTATGGAAAAAATGTACATATataatgatttttttctttttacaatgggctggttcaaccatctgctggtaaactagATGGCAACTACGCAGGAGGTAAACTACCCAAGGTGTAAATTacctggtactttggcttgcatgCTGCTACCACCTCCGCGTAAATGTGAGTTAGCTACCCTGACCTCAACACCGATATatggggttggctagactgattttcagcaatTTCTCACCTTTGACGGAGGTGGTATCTATCATCAGATGTATAAAGCTCATTTTTAtcgtcttattttcctgtgcttgcatctgctaaTTATCATCAAAATGCCTAACAAGGCTTGTCTGCAGAGTTACGgtcaacgattcatgtcaagctttcgtgaggtTAATCTACGTGGGTTCAAAATCAATATCTATTTGGGCTTAACATCTTGAGATTTTAACATTTACATTTTCTTACACCAGTTATAAGCTGTCGTATAAGCCACCATTTTGGAAAGCATTTTCGTAGTTGAGTGGTCAAGGCACTTGCTCCAAACTAGAAGGTACGCAGATTCGAGTCTCAATTAAGCTTtatctttttatttaatttaaattcaagTTATTTTTGTTCCCTGCCGTTGTTTCTTACTCTAtgtcttttacgcgcttccatatgtGTACAGTACATacatcttccttatggacttaCTGCCTTTCAATATTCTATCTGCAGGCTTTTATGAATTAGTTACCTCTACGATCCTCTATTTGGAACTAGCTCTGTGACTTGTTTACTTCCACGTGCTTCCTtttattgataatttatttcatgaaGAAAAAGTTTATCAACTATTAATTTATAGCCACAGGAACTAGGTAATGGAattatttatcaaggaaaatgttcaacagatttccaagttctttgaaagaaaagactaggtaaattattgatagggaatctgccacctaggcgagagtcctaaatgtagatcaatgataTAACTTTTTATAAATAGCACATATTCTCCTAATAAATATAATATTCTAATTAAacatttgaattaaatatattatcaATAAAAGAACGGCATGTAGATGACTACAACGGCCAATTATGAAAGTACAGTAATTGGCACCTCACATTACAAAGCGAGTGCCTTGGCCGCTGTGCCACAAGTTATACCTGGCATTTgaaaactgaaaattaaaaatcCGAACATTAAAAATTCATATGAGATTATTTCCAAATACGTTTAGATTTTTTATCCTTATAGAGTTTCTTCACAAAAGAATTACATTTAATGTGTGTCCCCAATGCTGTTGATGTGAGAGGGTGGCGTGAcagttgcaactcaagggaagcattcatGATTAAAATCCTGCGATCAATActgatcactgttacagtatcatgtttttatcaatatactaATTTAAGCTGCATGTCACCAAAAGTatagctaataatgttcagctctcaaaacttgcccggcaggtaaggTCTCATTGGACCCTCAATGTAgctgataaattacgcgccgggtaactactgATTTATGCTGCCAATAGCACTACTCGGGAATGGTTGAATGGAAATATCCTTTTTATAGACGGCAAGTTATGCACTACTTTACCcataggtggtagaaccggcccaatATGGAAATTAACTGAAGTGCACATTGATATTGTGAAAGCTAATTACTGTAATTATTTGCCTTCTAAAGaacactatcaaagggtagagaagagtccacctattcaataccattagcttgtacaatgtcttataaaactgggacgtTTCGACTCCATATATATTTtcggtcatcttcagccacgctccaattgaaagacatatgcacacatataaccaataataatttaAACACTTTGATATGTCTGAACAATATATTCAAACTTTAAACTAAAAGACACATCAAAACGGCTGTGGTTGATGCCAAACTATTTTGTCGCTCTTACAGCAGCCaaatgttcttgagttgatctggtagttggtatccttatctgtgtagacgagcaacttgatttataatttatgtttgttcaatagtaGTATGGATAATGTTTTAATGTAACTTTAAGGAGAACATTCgtaatttgaataggtattccttttcatcacatgtagtgatctattgtttaatttgtttagaagtgatttctgaaaaaagaataatttgaagtaaattattgagaaaagaagggaagctagaacATGGAGATAAATATAtatagctatatgagactcactCCTATGTTCTTCGTAGTTTGCGTGCACCTggtacggataccaacaccagTCTTATATTATGCCGTGGTCCATGCCTCTCGCTTCTCcgtgagaggagtggaccacggcataatagcccggaagatttttattatattgacatcggccgtgaaagccttcatactttaatgaccaGTCTGATTGTTCAGAGGGAGCAGGAatatagcttatgatggcaggggtTGGAGGAGGGGCGGGTAGATAGATTTGAACTGATTGGTGGACTTAACTTGTCTTTTCTCCGTTTATGCTTTGTGTATATAGCAATGATTATATCAAACAGAATATTAGATTAATGAAATAAATGGAAAATATTagattaatgaaataaatgaaaaattgaatATTCTGTTCGATATAATAATTCCTATATATACAAAGCATAAATGGAAAAAGGACACGTTAAGTTCAATCAGTTCAAACCTATCTACCCGCCCCTCCTCCAACCCCTGCCATAATgagctatactcctgctccctctgaacaatcagtctggtgttggtatccaTACCAGGTGCACGCAACTTACGAAGAACATAGGGGCCAGTCTCATATAGCTATATATATTTATCTCgatcttctagcttcccttcttttctcaataattCACTTCAAATTGTtctcttttcagacattcacttcaaaacaaattaaacaatagatcactacatgtgatgaaaaggaatacctattcaaattaagaatgttccccttaaagctatACATAAaatcattacccatattactactGAACAAATCATACATTATAAATCAAGTTGCTCATCTACACAGATAAGGATACctactcccagatcaactcaagaacatttGCCTGCTGTAGGAGCAACAAAATAGTttggcatcaaccacagcagttttgatgtgtcttttagtttcaagtttggatatgttgttcggacttcatcaatgttttaaattaagactgtaaattgtgACATATCAGTGTGTTtaaattattattggttatatgtgtgcatatgtcttccaattggagtgtggctgaaaatgatccaatatatatggggtcgaaactagtcccagttttataagacaatacaCAAGCCAATGGTATTGAAGAGGTGGAACCTTTTCTACCCTTTGATAGCGATCAactgtcaatatggaccataatgaaattcataacttatgattctGAAGAACAGGTAATCTTTAGTCACTGCACATTTCAAATATCTAATATACCAATAGAATTACGAGCTGTGAAAGATAACTGGACTTTTTTTTCACAATAAAAATGTACTAAAAAGCACACAGACTAAGAAAGCTATTTTACTGTTCTTTCTCCCATGCAAAAAAATCAATATAACTATATTACAACCAAGAATGGTGGCAAGTAGTTCCAAAATCTATACTGTTAATATACGCCACAAGAAATAAGAATACTGCAACACTTTGTTAAAATAAGCACTACATATGGTAAAGTAATGGACATAAGAAATACATGGGGATTTCAAACTATGTTAAAACTCATGAATTCTGATTTCTCTATATAGCTTTAAAAAATTTGTAATAAAAATGAACAAGGATTAAGCTCAACTTGTGGGGAAATATTGGACTTGATAGGCAAAACTGTTGAAAAATGATTCTCTAACTTACATTATACATCAGGACCCAATATAACCCTAtgataaaaataaaagaagagggCAAGGAATTCACTTACCCAAGCGCCACATTACTACCATCAATGATGATGGGTCGGAGGGCTCCAGCCATCTGGGAAGTCTGTGGGTTAGGGTTGTAAATGTTACTTCCAAATGGATTTGAGCCATCAGCTCCTGCTGGTTGCTTGCTGTTTGTGTTGCTCCCATATGAACTCGGGGCATCAGATGCCACTAGTTGCTCGCTACTGGATGGGTCTGAAGTTATTGGTGCCATTCGTCTCCGCCTGTGATGCAGGTTCTTACGACGGTTCTTGAAAGGAAAATGTCCACCTTTATCGAAGGCAAAAAAGGAGGAAGTTGAAGATACAGTGTTGTCTGCAACACACTCATTGTTTTGTCTGAACACCTCAAGCAAGCTAGCATAGTTCGAGGAGGAACTGCTGGCGCCAGTTGTCACTGTACAGGTTCCATTTCGTTTGCTGCCTTTGATAGCAACTGGAGGTACTGTCTTTGCTGCTCCAGCAACTTTTGGAGTGGAATCTAACAAAATTATATCTTCTGCAGGTGTCGCACTCTGTTTTGGAGAAACTATGTCCACTTCAACAATAGAAACTTCATCATCACATAAATTAATAACAGAATTGTTAAGGATTTCACTCCTTGTAATTGTATCGGTACCAACTTCTTTGACACGTCTCCTCTTGGCAGGTGGGGTGGCCGTATGATCTACACGGACTTCTTGCAAAACAACTACACTTTCATTGAGAGATTTCCTTTTGTTGGTTCTTGAAGCACTCGAGAGGACTACTACATCCTGCTTATTTCCACTTGTACTAGGTGACTGGTTTTTATCCTGAGGTGATATGATGTCATCTGCAATAATTATCTCTGGAATACCCATGTCAGCAATTTGTTTACAGTTGtcctttgttttcttcttctgtttGGGTTTCTCAGTAAGATCTCCCAGAGATATAGAAGAACTGTTGCTGCGAATTGAGTCTTCTAAATCCTCCTTGCCAGAAGAAACTGCCTCTTTGTTGCTCTCATTAAGAACAGGGGATGTGAGACGGCCGATTCTGTGcttcaacttctgtatcttcctTGGTTTAATACACTGTCCACCTTCAACTGCACTGTTAACAGATGTACTAGAATTACTGTCTGCCTTTGATCTATGACGAAGAGTCATACAGGGTTTATTACTAATGTTTGTGAGCGTTACCTTCTTTACCTGTTTTGATTTAACAGAAATATGTGAATCTGTAAATTCACTGCATGATGGTACATCGCAACTGGATTTTTGttttgtctgcattttatgttcaaCGTGACTGTCTTGGTTCATTGTACTTGTGACAGTCATAACGTAAACTGCACAACACTTGCATTCCCTAAAATATTAGTTATGGGATTGCAAAACAAAAGAACCAATCTGAAAAAGAAATAATATTCATAATGGCCACATGACTAAGGATCTAAAGCAGAAGAAATAAGGTACAGATACCATGTAATGAACACAACAAATAGGGCAACATTCAGGCAGTACAGTATTTCAGAAGAGACAAACAATTAAAAATTATCTTGATAAAGTAAAGCAAACAGCAGGTTAAGATAATTAAATTTTTCCATAATCATGGACTAGTTAAATATTTCAGTCCCATTTACGAGCTCTCCACCATCTTTGACTATCATAAGCCAGTCTTAAGCTATTAGATTATTAAGTTGTATACCTAACAAGGGGGTCAGTCACTGACCCCAGGGACATTTCTTGGTCCTTACTCTTATATGATTGGTTCATTTATTTTAAGCAATTTGTGACATTTGTCTCCAATGGATATTCTGTGCACTGACAAAAATGAGAGCTTCAGGTGATAGTTCCTTGTTGTATTATTGCTAATTTTCGATTTGGATGTGTAGCTGGGACAAGATTATTCTCTGAGTTGACAAACACAAGTGCGTCTGGTGACAGTTCTTTGTTGGATCAATGCTATTGTTGAATTTGAACGTGTAGCTGGGACAGACAGGCCCTAGGGGCTCATAACTTGAGTGTTGGTTGGCAACCACAGGCCCTTTAGCTGATTCCTGGTTGCCACTTGTGCTTGGCTCCTCACTTACATCCATCCTGCCCAACCCCCACTGGTCAACTCATTCTTTTTCAACCCcaactattagagcattcgaggcctacagtcattaattttaataataataataataataataataataataataataataataataataataataatcatcatgttattggctttacgccccactactTCACGGTTTTCGCAGGTGCcaacgtgctggaatttagtccagcaggagttcttttacgtgccagtaaatctactgacatgaggctgacgtatttgaacaccttcaaataccaccggactgagacaggatgagacaggatcgaacctgctaagttggggtcagaaggccagcgcctcaacaatctgagccactcagcctagccttctctttcattttcatgccttttgtagcccatgtctttctttggccgataccttcattttacaaaGTGTCGGACACATTCAATCTCCCCCTCCCCCAATTAGAGAATGGTTGCCAAgttctacttccccttaaaacgaCAGCAAATATTGCTGGAAGATTAAGTCCTGTTTACATTGCACATTCATACACCAATAAATGGTAGAACTGACTGAGAAAGATATTGACGAGGGGCTTGAAAACTTGGACTGTGAATTTAGTTGCAATTTACGTGAGAATTCATCCAGTGAAACTGAAAATATTGTTCAAAAACGCACTGACAGAGAGGAAACGGATGCTAATGAGTCGGACGAAACTGATGAAGATacggaatttttaaaaatcatattcCTCGACTCATTCCTATCAGAGTTTATAGTTTTTTGATATCACTGTAGTTTTAGGGCATAACAAGCATCTTTTACACCCTGTTGATAATAAAGAGTAATTCCCTACACTGGTAGCTA is drawn from Anabrus simplex isolate iqAnaSimp1 chromosome 1, ASM4041472v1, whole genome shotgun sequence and contains these coding sequences:
- the LOC136857433 gene encoding NEDD4-binding protein 1 isoform X2, giving the protein MYHHAVNLQIHIFLLNQNSAVEGGQCIKPRKIQKLKHRIGRLTSPVLNESNKEAVSSGKEDLEDSIRSNSSSISLGDLTEKPKQKKKTKDNCKQIADMGIPEIIIADDIISPQDKNQSPSTSGNKQDVVVLSSASRTNKRKSLNESVVVLQEVRVDHTATPPAKRRRVKEVGTDTITRSEILNNSVINLCDDEVSIVEVDIVSPKQSATPAEDIILLDSTPKVAGAAKTVPPVAIKGSKRNGTCTVTTGASSSSSNYASLLEVFRQNNECVADNTVSSTSSFFAFDKGGHFPFKNRRKNLHHRRRRMAPITSDPSSSEQLVASDAPSSYGSNTNSKQPAGADGSNPFGSNIYNPNPQTSQMAGALRPIIIDGSNVALGHSNGARIFSCRGLQICVNYFAKRGHKVIAFVPQFRKSDPSVTDRHIFDDLLKAGQIVFTPSRRVEGRLVVSYDDRYIVQYAAEFGGIIVSTDNYRDLLQENEAWRDTIQNRLLMFTWVGDLLMFPLDPLGRHGPKLDEFLRFPP
- the LOC136857433 gene encoding NEDD4-binding protein 1 isoform X1; the encoded protein is MTVTSTMNQDSHVEHKMQTKQKSSCDVPSCSEFTDSHISVKSKQVKKVTLTNISNKPCMTLRHRSKADSNSSTSVNSAVEGGQCIKPRKIQKLKHRIGRLTSPVLNESNKEAVSSGKEDLEDSIRSNSSSISLGDLTEKPKQKKKTKDNCKQIADMGIPEIIIADDIISPQDKNQSPSTSGNKQDVVVLSSASRTNKRKSLNESVVVLQEVRVDHTATPPAKRRRVKEVGTDTITRSEILNNSVINLCDDEVSIVEVDIVSPKQSATPAEDIILLDSTPKVAGAAKTVPPVAIKGSKRNGTCTVTTGASSSSSNYASLLEVFRQNNECVADNTVSSTSSFFAFDKGGHFPFKNRRKNLHHRRRRMAPITSDPSSSEQLVASDAPSSYGSNTNSKQPAGADGSNPFGSNIYNPNPQTSQMAGALRPIIIDGSNVALGHSNGARIFSCRGLQICVNYFAKRGHKVIAFVPQFRKSDPSVTDRHIFDDLLKAGQIVFTPSRRVEGRLVVSYDDRYIVQYAAEFGGIIVSTDNYRDLLQENEAWRDTIQNRLLMFTWVGDLLMFPLDPLGRHGPKLDEFLRFPP